The Vibrio coralliilyticus genome segment GTCATCGCTAATGTAATGAATAATTGAGTACGCCTCATGTGTGCCTCCATTCGCGCCTTTGTCTTTTTATCAAGTATCTTTCAAAAAAGATACTTTTTATAAAGTAATGGTGATTTGTCTTTTTATCAAGTATCTTTTTGGAAAGATAAATTAGTAGAGAGATGAGATATGCAAGATCCTGTCGACCACATCTTGAAGCAGTGGGGCGATGTGAAGCCTGAGTTGGATTGTTCTGACATGGGAATTGTCGGTAGACTGATGCGTGTTCATGGGCTCTGGCACAGTCAATTGGAACATGTGTTTAAGCAGCATCAACTGAGTATGTTGGAGTTTGATATTCTTGCGACATTACTGCGAAATCAGCAACCGCTGACCCCGACTGAAATGTACAAAACCCTGATGATTTCCTCAGGCGCTATGAGCACTCGGATTGAAAAGTTGGTCCAACGAGGCTTGGTTGAGCGATTAGCAAGCGGCGATGACAGACGTAGTTGTAAAGTAGCGCTTACCGAACAGGGTGCTCAATTAGTCGATGATGCCTTGGCGTCGCACTTATCAAATATGAACGGAATGTTGAACATGTTTGATGAACAAGAAAAAGAACAGCTCGCCAGTATGTTGCGAAAAATCTTACTTGCCAATCAATAAACATCACATCAAATGAGAGCGGCTCGTAAGGGAGTCACTTTGTTATTCGTGAGCTATGTTCACATAAACTCGACTTATTCTTGGTGAGCAGGGTGGAGTTTGTGTGAAAGATCCTATTTCTCAACATTGAATCGGCTTGTTGTAATCCTACAGTTACCTTTGATACCGTCACTACAAAGTGTCAGATTTCTCACTGATTGCACTTATTCTGAGTAATTTTTCGATCTTTTTATCGGCTGTAACTGTGAGCCCGATTCTAAATTATTTTCTCCTCCCCTTCTTCTACGCCTACCCAATCAGTTTTATAGGATGAGGAAATTAACTGTTTTAAAAATATAACGTTAGCTTGAAGCGATTTAACCAAACAGAAAAGTTTATCGCTCGTGGAACGTGAATATAAATGGAAATAAAAATGAACATCAAGCTAACAAAACTGAGCCTAGCTATGGCGTCACTTGGGCTTTTGGCAGGTTGTAATGACCCGCTAGAAGTCAATGTGATGGATGGCTACATCGAAAAGGCATCTGTCTGGCTGGACGTCAACGGAAATGGTCGACAAGACCGTTATGAGCCGTCAGCCGTCACTGATAAAGACGGATATGCTGCCATTGACCTTGAAGGTCTGAACATCGAAGACGAAGACGTTTATCTTGTCGCTAAAACCCAGCGAGGTGTATCAATTGACGCCGATATACCGGGTGTCACTGTGACAAGAGACTATACCTTGATGGCACCGAGTCATTACTCTCTGGTGACGCCATTCTCGACTTACATTGCTACGCAAATGCAGCAAGGTGTCAGCGAACGTAAAGCACTGCGTAAACTGCGTCGACAACTCAAACAGCCACACCTAGATATTGAAAGCGATTATATTGATCAGCAAGAAGTGGTCGTCGCAAGAAGCGCGAAGGCGTTAACGCAATTACTGCCAGACACCATTGAAGACCAGGATATAGAAGCGCTAGCGGATACGTTGGAGCTGGGCAGTAAAGCATTAGGAAAAGAGCTTAAACGTAGTCGTAATGAACTGCTTAATAAGACGTTAATGCTGGATGAGCAAGGTGTACCGGTTATCGCGCAAGATAGCGATGGTGACGGCGTAGCCGATGCGATTGATCTGTTCCCAACCGATATTAAAGAGTCGGCAGATGCCGATAATGACGGAATTGGCGATCATGCGGATACGGACGATGATAATGATGGTTTCAGCGATGTTGTCGAGTTAGAACTCGCTAGCGACCCTTACTCATCGGCGAGCTTCCCCGCCGATCTTGATGGCGACAAAATGCCAGATGCGCATGATTCGGATATCGACGGTGACGGTTGGAGTAATGAAGAAGAAACTCGTTTAGGCACCGACCCTTACTCGGCATCCAGTCAACCTGCCGATCGTGATGGTGATGGCATCACTGACAGCGAAGACAGTGATATTGATGGGGATGGTGCCGATAATGGCGTGGACGCGTTCCCGGAAGATCGATTTGAAAGTAAAGACACCAATGGCGACGGGCTAGGTGACTTTGCCTCTAGCGACGATGATGGAGATGGGATCCCAGACAGCATTGATCCAAACCCAACCAGCCCAGATAACAGTTCATCTGAGCCTGCCCCTGTTTATTCTGAATCGGTCATTTACTACAAACGAGATGATGGTAATTACGCGGACTGGGGGCTTCATCTGTGGAATAACGCATCTTGTGACGCAGTGTCGGCTGACGCCTTAAACGGCGTAGATTGGGGTAACCCATACGCCTGGGGAGAAATCGACCCGCAATATGGTGCTAAGTATGTTGTCCCACTGAAATCCGATCACGGTGCATGTATGAATTTCATCGTGCACAAAGGTGATGAAAAAGCGCTGGGCGGTGATGATCTGAAGGCTGAATTTGCTAAAGGCAATACACTTTATACGACACACGGAAGCTCAGTCGTTAAGTACTCACCAGATGAGCAAGTTGTAGTGAAACTTGACGGTGCAGCAGCTCACTGGCTCGATGTGAATTCCATTGCTTGGTTTGATCATAGTGAAGCAGCTAGTTACCAAATCTGGAGTCGTGCTGCGGGTAATGGTGATATCAACCAGCCAGAACAGTTTATCAAGTACGACATTTCATTTGCTGGCAACGTTGATAATCCTGACTTCCCACACCTGAAAGATCGTGTCGGTTTCTATCTGGATGTTGATACTGAGACGGCTAAAGCGCTGTTGAAAACACAGCTAATTGCAGTGGCACTCGATGATGAAGGCAAGCCGCTGGTCGCAACTCGTGTCCAGATTCCGGGCGTTGTTGACACGCTTTACACCGCAGGGCCAAATGATGCGGATGAAGCTAAATTGGGTAGCTGGATTGAAGGCGATAGTGCGAACTTTGCACTTTGGGCGCCAACAGCTCAGGATGTTGAACTGTATTTGTACGATCAGGATAAAGCACTAATTGCCCAGTCGCCATTCAGTTTGACTCTCGATTCTGCAACTGGCATCTGGCGTTACCAAGGCGATGCATCACTAAAGAATGTGTTCTATCGTTACCGCGTGAAAGCGTATCATCCGAAAACCGACCACGTTGAATGGATGATGACCACTGACCCATATTCTCTCTCTCTGAGTACGTCCAGTTTGCACTCTCAACTGGTTGATCTCACTGATGATGAAACCAAGCCAGCAGGTTGGGATAGTCAATCTATTCCAGAGCTGGAAAATCCGGAAGATCATATCATCTACGAGCTCCATGTACGTGACTTTAGTGTCAGCGACACACAGGGTACGAAAGCGAACAACGGTAAGTATCTGGCCTTCTTAGAAGATGAGCGTGACAGTGTTAAGCAGTTGAAATCGTTAAAAGAAGCTGGCCTGACAACGATCCATCTTCTACCGACTTACGATTTGGCTTCCATCCCTGAAGATCCGGCGAAGACGGTGAATCTGACCGATACCGTAGAAAAACTTTGCGGTATTAATCCTAATGCCAAATTGTGTAGCGATGGTACTTCACGCGGTGCAACCATTCTGTCTTTGCTAGAACAAACGGACCCTAACAGCGGCGCGGCGCAGGCATTGCTCGCAGATGTTCGTCCATTGGATGGATTCAACTGGGGTTATGACCCATTCCACTACAACGCACCAGAAGGCAGCTACGCTGTTGCAACCGATGGCATTTCGCGTATTCGTGAGTACCGTCAGATGGTGCAGAAGCTTCATGATATGGGCTTCAGAGTGGTACAGGATGTTGTCTACAACCACACCTACTCGTCAGGTTTGTATGACAAATCTGTGCTCGATAAAACTGTACCGGGCTACTACCATCGTCTGAACCCGATCACAGGTGCTGTCGAGAACTCAACCTGTTGTGATAACACTGCGTCTGAGAACCGCATGTTCGAGAAACTGGTGGCAGACAGTGTAGTGATGTGGGCTCAGGACTATAAGATCGATGGCTTCCGCTTCGATTTGATGGGACACCTGATGAAGTCGAGCATGCTGCACGTGTATGAGAAAACCAAGCTAGTAGATGAAGATACTTGGTTCTATGGTGAAGGTTGGAACTTCGGTGAAGTTGCTGATGGCCAACGTGGTGAAAACGCAACCCAATGGCCGATGGCGGGTACAGGCATAGGGACTTACAACGATCGTCTACGTGATGGCGTACGCGGTGGTGGTCCATTCGATAGTGGTGATGCCTTGCTTGAAAATCCGGGTTTTGCTAATGCGGGCAGTCGATTCAATGATGATCTGAAATCGAAGATGGATCTTATCCGTTACGGTATGACAGGCAATCTGCAAAACTACCCGTTAGAAACGTATAGCGGTGCCACTGTGTACGGACGTGACTTCCAGTACGGAGGGCAGGGTGCGGCTTATACGCTCGATCCTCAAGAATCCATTAACTACGTTTCAAAGCATGACAACCAAACGTTGTGGGATTTCAACCAGTACAAAGCCGATGCCAGCGCTACGCCAGCAGACCGTGCACGTATGCAGATCGTAGGCCTATCAACGGTAATGCTCGGACAAGGTGTACCATTCTTGCACATGGGGTCTGAATTACTACGCTCTAAATCCATGGAACGCGATAGCTACGACAGTGGTGACTGGTACAACAAAGTCGACTTCAGCAAGCAGACGAATAACTGGAATATTGGCCTGCCACGTGCTGACAAAGATCAGGCTAACTGGAGTGCTATCCAATCAATCATTAGCAACCCGAATACCGTGGCAACTCCGGAGCATATTGCTTGGACAGACAAGGTCTTCAAGGAACTGCTGAAGATTCGTTCCGGCACGCCATTGCTTCGTTTAGTGAGTGAAGAGCAAGTCTTGAAGCGTGTGCGTTTCCATAATACTGGGCCGTTGACATTACCGGGCATGATTGTGATGTCGGTGAATGATG includes the following:
- a CDS encoding MarR family winged helix-turn-helix transcriptional regulator, with product MQDPVDHILKQWGDVKPELDCSDMGIVGRLMRVHGLWHSQLEHVFKQHQLSMLEFDILATLLRNQQPLTPTEMYKTLMISSGAMSTRIEKLVQRGLVERLASGDDRRSCKVALTEQGAQLVDDALASHLSNMNGMLNMFDEQEKEQLASMLRKILLANQ
- the pulA gene encoding pullulanase-type alpha-1,6-glucosidase, coding for MNIKLTKLSLAMASLGLLAGCNDPLEVNVMDGYIEKASVWLDVNGNGRQDRYEPSAVTDKDGYAAIDLEGLNIEDEDVYLVAKTQRGVSIDADIPGVTVTRDYTLMAPSHYSLVTPFSTYIATQMQQGVSERKALRKLRRQLKQPHLDIESDYIDQQEVVVARSAKALTQLLPDTIEDQDIEALADTLELGSKALGKELKRSRNELLNKTLMLDEQGVPVIAQDSDGDGVADAIDLFPTDIKESADADNDGIGDHADTDDDNDGFSDVVELELASDPYSSASFPADLDGDKMPDAHDSDIDGDGWSNEEETRLGTDPYSASSQPADRDGDGITDSEDSDIDGDGADNGVDAFPEDRFESKDTNGDGLGDFASSDDDGDGIPDSIDPNPTSPDNSSSEPAPVYSESVIYYKRDDGNYADWGLHLWNNASCDAVSADALNGVDWGNPYAWGEIDPQYGAKYVVPLKSDHGACMNFIVHKGDEKALGGDDLKAEFAKGNTLYTTHGSSVVKYSPDEQVVVKLDGAAAHWLDVNSIAWFDHSEAASYQIWSRAAGNGDINQPEQFIKYDISFAGNVDNPDFPHLKDRVGFYLDVDTETAKALLKTQLIAVALDDEGKPLVATRVQIPGVVDTLYTAGPNDADEAKLGSWIEGDSANFALWAPTAQDVELYLYDQDKALIAQSPFSLTLDSATGIWRYQGDASLKNVFYRYRVKAYHPKTDHVEWMMTTDPYSLSLSTSSLHSQLVDLTDDETKPAGWDSQSIPELENPEDHIIYELHVRDFSVSDTQGTKANNGKYLAFLEDERDSVKQLKSLKEAGLTTIHLLPTYDLASIPEDPAKTVNLTDTVEKLCGINPNAKLCSDGTSRGATILSLLEQTDPNSGAAQALLADVRPLDGFNWGYDPFHYNAPEGSYAVATDGISRIREYRQMVQKLHDMGFRVVQDVVYNHTYSSGLYDKSVLDKTVPGYYHRLNPITGAVENSTCCDNTASENRMFEKLVADSVVMWAQDYKIDGFRFDLMGHLMKSSMLHVYEKTKLVDEDTWFYGEGWNFGEVADGQRGENATQWPMAGTGIGTYNDRLRDGVRGGGPFDSGDALLENPGFANAGSRFNDDLKSKMDLIRYGMTGNLQNYPLETYSGATVYGRDFQYGGQGAAYTLDPQESINYVSKHDNQTLWDFNQYKADASATPADRARMQIVGLSTVMLGQGVPFLHMGSELLRSKSMERDSYDSGDWYNKVDFSKQTNNWNIGLPRADKDQANWSAIQSIISNPNTVATPEHIAWTDKVFKELLKIRSGTPLLRLVSEEQVLKRVRFHNTGPLTLPGMIVMSVNDGVSAGADLDSNFDSIVAAINANTSAQTIQISGAQSFELHPVLKASSDSVVKQAKFEDGAFTIPPLTAAVFVQTQNGAQGEGLNIDSKPVDVAPYGSTKVYVRGSMNGWSTSDEMAYQGDGVYAFEGYVTPGEYEFKLASSDWSTINLGFGGFSTGNGSVTLEDAGNGNIKVTVTEQGVYKFTLDASDQSALVVSVVDTNLDYACYQDDSKACDLRIYQVMVESFVDGDPDHNYGVGYGNSHHNGDLQGVIDSLDYIASLNVNALWLTPVFDSCAGQAGDDRLDATGYFACDYFNVDPKFGTNEKLKELVDAAHAKGLYVLLDGVFGHTNLTGVKPSPTGKLPSLRGEEGYPGMYVNYPDAASEAFFTEVATYWVKEFGIDGWRLDQSYQLPLEAWRNIRAAVEQASLDNKNAGKQWGTLGYMVGEVWKGADEITATTYGSDSQPGLSSAFNFPLRYGLVQALAVEESGASNNARVLDAEWNSRAKSPYHAMPNLMLGNHDLVRFGDLIQRGNLGEAVKRHKAAFSFLAAYSGPITLYYGEEIGDEVANFSNKVTLDCASQGVCDDHVARSSAKVQGVTGVTLTVEQQDVKNYLTQIMQVRSEHPALYAGERRNLWLDDNLYADLKVNGDEQIIYVLNTSTSEQTLNVDLTRVKSTDEFEDLMSGELINVQATSGAVSVPALTGRLLLVK